Proteins encoded in a region of the Buteo buteo chromosome 11, bButBut1.hap1.1, whole genome shotgun sequence genome:
- the NES gene encoding nestin — protein sequence MLSTESFAGARALGEESLQMWDLNKRLEAYLARVKFLEEENEVLRAEIQSAKGSPAGDSWRAKYEEELRALRDALDHAFREKCTAELARDNLYEEVQQVKSRCQKEQAAREEAKKQLSLSRKELEEERRAQIWLKERAVQLEKEVEALLEVHEEEKAGLDQEIASFSQSLESFRCAPVAFQPVEVEDYSKRLSEIWKGAVETYKTEVSQLETSLCQAKENLWKAVEDNQQSQLQLQHLEKDLAGLKARKEMLEESLARQWQEQRGEAEKFQLAMEALEQEKQTLRVQIAQVLEDRQQLMHLKMSLSLEVATYRTLLEAESTRLQMPAGEYKMANGLRDLKLEVSSGGKLAPVSTEARRLLPRDHRASPSIFPRAEGRGQPAKAQSDTLTPKSQSPGARELQKISSVLHATALQAAGTAREPGTSGCPVPSPLQPGKAAPPLSPDPPSPVPPEPGSLGGEGPAWPGGDGGEMSQGKEHPPPGAMAEAHDASIEPPGTAPAHSLQYPAQLVSEALEDALKEMQDDAQPKEEPMLSAVWAPQDARVPSPVPPIEACGGAVAEGARERQDPSEDARDGEAPEAEERAGEAVLQGLGVETSALWDRAASPPGLHPCDMASSLSAAASREEMGPWEEEMPTVLSPREPEAEAQEENASGPGQMGSSWEEPEQGEDEVEAPSTEASHPSEDKGERGPHSACGEDGDFQVKGMDAQGGESLQRELKAARAVLMESHPILPMESHLEEDLVDGDQEKFEHQEMPVYETDLAAEEESGQEACPEQGPSSIHEAIPAEEASLGAEEDAVGGEDPGRAKDDEGEKGEAGGEALGGEDPWAGEAVGPETLGQETGDQEESGDLQENGFAEEVREQEELEPEMEPEPEPGEEPWGRGDDGSGQKAHPEDWEVTAEDTEGALGTEKPAWADDSPTSAGGLESEETDSTSPAELEETQEDDEDAESQGMSQQQPPPEAEPAPELARDEQEGTAGQPAQAPADVPGQGDSQEPAEAPEEPWEVEDEDADDEIGSELGQPESSSTGPMALQQAPGDSAETGESVEEDGGQLGELEQALGTGRRVELEDTLPHSTPLHLYEGEMLAVGASSQNPPEIEETTETASASEIAPEDEGWLEGRHKPPTPTMPESCEEEAGMEVAPAEEGAKEEEGYFMVSAPSQEVSSSEEPEISEDFEEIKVEAIEASKDDLEAPGEASPVPEDEGHFEAFVGEADEDMKMPIEEPEMPKDEDEDDAGGFTAKLEEGPAVPEADLGSPGDMGLVAGGSDEPAQGATGSGVREEPGLSEGLAAESDGELEGTVELESNAGRAETLPGCNLGLVGQEEEEEEEEEEPSMAHHDTAEPIPPAGLQAQAMPVSPLPDQAEQTSDEQPSMEEEEWDGDNLPLAGDEEPPEANPPRLGSASEPEGFPEMIKESPGAADLSAKVPADIMKDSDILEIVEQALEFNQELVMGVSVAEGGQRDPGGTELPQDAGEESSPALSSEEEPTVQEAPADVAPGMEGLVRAENGLHREASLEDLAEFTEEMLNGITGVPPTQEFPTETADPTAVMPPQPPAPGDATAAKLADATSHSKHSGADTIPVPSTLGDNVLCLTPDQPPACRLRAEQEPWSLADE from the exons ATGCTAAGCACGGAAAGTTTTGCGGGGGCGAGAGCCCTCGGTGAGGAGTCACTGCAGATGTGGGACCTCAACAAGCGGCTGGAGGCGTACCTGGCCCGCGTGAAATTCCTGGAGGAAGAAAACGAGGTGCTGCGAGCTGAAATCCAGAGCGCCAAGGGTAGCCCAGCCGGGGACTCGTGGCGGGCAAAGTACGAGGAGGAGCTGCGAGCCCTGCGGGATGCGCTGGATCATGCCTTCAGGGAGAAGTGCACGGCTGAGCTGGCCAGGGACAACCTCTACGAGGAGGTTCAGCAGGTGAAAAGCAGGTGCCAGAAGGAGCAGGCAGCCCGAGAAGAAGCCAAGAAGCAGCTGTCGTTGAGcaggaaggagctggaggaggagaggagagcgCAGATCTGGCTGAAGGAGAGAGCtgtgcagctggagaaggaggtggaAGCCTTGCTGGAGGTGCACGAGGAGGAGAAAGCGGGGCTAGACCAGGAGATCGCAAGCTTCTCACAGAGCCTGGAGAGCTTCCGCTGCGCACCGGTGGCTTTCCAGCCAGTGGAGGTGGAGGACTACTCCAAGAGGCTCTCAGAAATCTGGAAAGGGGCGGTGGAGACCTACAAGACGGAGGTGTCGCAGCTGGAGACTTCCCTCTGCCAAGCCAAGGAGAACCTCTGGAAAGCGGTGGAGGACaaccagcagagccagctgcagtTGCAGCACCTGGAGAAGGACCTGGCGGGGCTCAAAGCACGGAAGGAGATGCTGGAGGAGAGCCTGGCCCGGCAGTGGCAGGAACAGCGTGGGGAGGCAGAGAAGTTCCAG ctggcaATGGAGgccctggagcaggagaagcagaCCCTGCGGGTGCAGATTGCCCAAGTGCTGGAGGACAGGCAGCAGCTCATGCACCTCAAGATGTCCCTCAGCCTGGAAGTGGCAACCTACAG GACActgctggaagcagagagcaCCCGCCTGCAAATGCCAGCTGGGGAATACAAGATGGCCAATGGCTTGCGAG ATCTCAAGCTGGAAGTGAGCAGCGGCGGCAAGCTGGCACCGGTGAGCACTGAGGCCAGGCGGCTGCTGCCCCGGGACCACCGTGCCAGCCCCTCCATCTTCCcaagggcagaggggagggggcagccagCAAAAGCCCAAAGTGACACCCTGACACCCAAAAGCCAGAGCCCTGGTGCCAGGGAGCTCCAGAAAATCAGCTCAGTCCTCCATGCCACAGCGCTGCAGGCTGCCGGCACGGCCAGAGAGCCAGGTACCTCTGGCTGCCCCGTGCCAAGCCCCTTGCAGCCTGGCAAAGCtgcccctcctctctccccagacccccccagccccgtgccaCCAGAGCCGGGGAGCCTGGGGGGAGAGGGTCCTGCCTGGCCGGGGGGAGACGGTGGTGAGATGAGCCAAGGGAAGGAGCATCCTCCACCTGGAGCCATGGCAGAGGCCCACGATGCCAGCATCGAGCCCCCGGGAACGGCGCCTGCCCACAGCCTGCAGTACCCAGCCCAGCTGGTCAGCGAGGCGCTGGAGGATGCTCTCAAGGAAATGCAAGATGATGCTCAGCCCAAAGAAGAACCCATGCTCAGTGCTGTGTGGGCACCCCAGGATGCCCGTGTCCCTAGCCCCGTTCCACCCATAGAGGCTTGTGGAGGGGCTGTTGCAGAGGGGGCCAGGGAAAGGCAAGACCCCTCTGAGGATGCCAGGGATGGCGAAGCCCCTGAAGcggaggagagggctggggaagCCGTTCTCCAGGGGCTGGGTGTGGAGACCAGCGCCCTGTGGGACAGAGCCGCGTCCCCACCAGGGCTGCATCCCTGTGACATGGCTTCTTCCTTAAGTGCAGCAGCGAGCCGGGAAGAGATGGGACCgtgggaggaggagatgccCACTGTGCTGAGCCCAAGGGAACCAGAAGCCGAGGCCCAGGAAGAGAACGCAAGTGGCCCTGGCCAgatggggagcagctgggaagaGCCAGAGCAAGGGGAGGATGAGGTGGAGGCCCCAAGCACAGAGGCATCGCACCCCTCAGAGGACAAGGGGGAGAGGGGACCCCACAGCGCCTGCGGGGAGGACGGTGATTTCCAGGTCAAAGGAATGGATGCGCAAGGAGGGGAGTCCCTGCAAAGGGAACTCAAGGCTGCTCGTGCTGTCCTCATGGAAAGCCACCCAATTTTGCCCATGGAAAGTCACCTGGAAGAGGACCTTGTTGATGGAGACCAGGAAAAGTTTGAGCATCAGGAAATGCCTGTGTACGAGACAGATCTcgctgcagaggaggaaagtggGCAGGAGGCCTGCCCAGAGCAGGGGCCCTCAAGCATCCATGAGGCCATCCCAGCAGAAGAGGCTTCACTGGGGGCTGAAGAAGATGCCGTGGGAGGGGAGGACCCAGGCAGAGCAAAAGATgatgagggagaaaagggagaggcTGGCGGGGAGGCTCTGGGAGGAGAAGACCCCTGGGCAGGAGAGGCTGTGGGACCTGAAACCCTGGGGCAGGAGACTGGAGACCAGGAGGAGTCTGGGGACCTGCAGGAAAATGGCTTTGCAGAAGAGGtgcgggagcaggaggagctggagccgGAGATGGAGCCAGAGCCAGAGCCAGGAGAggagccctggggaaggggggatgATGGCAGTGGCCAAAAGGCTCATCCAGAGGACTGGGAGGTGACAGCAGAGGACACAGAGGGGGCTCTGGGGACAGAAAAGCCAGCATGGGCAGATGACAGCCCAACAAGCGCAGGAGGGCTGGAAAGTGAGGAGACAGACAGCACGTCACcggcagagctggaggaaacCCAGGAAGATGATGAAGATGCCGAGAGCCAGGGTatgagccagcagcagccaccgcCGGAGGCTGAGCCAGCCCCGGAGCTGGCAAGGGATGAGCAGGAGGGCACTGCAGGGCAACCTGCCCAGGCACCCGCAGATGTCCCTGGGCAAGGGGACAGCCAGGAGCCGGCTGAGGCTCCGGAGGAGCCATGGGAGGTGGAGGATGAAGATGCTGATGATGAGATCGGCTCAGAGCTGGGAcagccagaaagcagcagcactggcccTATGGCACTTCAGCAGGCACCAGGTGACAGCGCGGAGACCGGTGAGTCGGTGGAGGAGGATGGTGGGCAATTGGGAGAGCTGGAGCAGGcactggggacaggcaggagggTGGAGCTGGAGGACACACTGCCGCACAGCACGCCCTTGCACCTCTATGAAGGAGAGATGCTGGCTGTGGGTGCATCCAGCCAAAACCCACCAGAGATTGAGGAGACCACAGAGACAGCCTCTGCATCTGAAATAGCTCCAGAGGATGAAGGATGGCTGGAAGGGAGGCACAAGCCTCCAACTCCCACCATGCCAGAGAGCTGCGAAGaggaggcagggatggaggtAGCCCCTGCGGAAGAGGGTgccaaggaggaggaaggctatTTCATGGTCTCTGCTCCCAGCCAAGAGGTGTCCAGCTCAGAGGAACCTGAGATCTCCGAGGactttgaagaaattaaagttGAAGCAATTGAAGCCAGCAAAGATGATCTGGAAGCTCCGGGAGAAGCGTCTCCGGTGCCAGAGGACGAAGGGCACTTTGAGGCATTTGTGGGTGAAGCAGATGAAGACATGAAGATGCCCATAGAAGAACCTGAGATGCCaaaggatgaggatgaggacgATGCTGGGGGTTTTACTGCCAAGCTGGAGGAAGGCCCAGCTGTGCCTGAAGCAGATCTTGGCTCGcctggggacatggggctgGTAGCAGGAGGCAGTGATGAGCCAGCCCAGGGTGCTACAGGCTCTGGCGTGCGTGAGGAACCAGGGCTCTCGGAGGGTTTGGCTGCTGAATCAGATGGGGAGCTCGAAGGCACGGTGGAGCTGGAGAGCAatgctggcagagctgaaacGCTCCCAGGCTGCAacctggggctggtggggcaggaggaggaggaggaggaggaggaggaggagcccAGCATGGCTCACCATGATACAGCCGAGCCCATCCCTCCGGCAGGGCTCCAGGCTCAGGCAATGCCAGTTTCTCCGCTGCCTGACCAAGCGGAGCAGACATCAGATGAGCAACCATCTatggaggaggaagaatggGACGGTGACAACCTTCCCCTGGCCGGGGACGAGGAGCCTCCCGAGGCCAATCCACCTCGGCTGGGCTCCGCATCGGAGCCAGAAGGTTTTCCAGAGATGATTAAAGAAAGCCCAGGTGCAGCTGATCTCTCTGCAAAAGTGCCAGCGGACATCATGAAAGACTCTGATATTTTGGAAATAGTCGAGCAAGCCCTGGAGTTCAATCAGGAGCTGGTGATGGGGGTGAGTGTGGCTGAGGGTGGGCAGAGGGATCCTGGTGGGACTGAGCTCCCCCAGGATGCTGGGGAAGAATCCTCACCTGCCTTGTCCAGCGAGGAGGAGCCGACGGTGCAGGAGGCACCGGCAGATGTGGCACCGGGGATGGAGGGTCTGGTTCGGGCCGAGAATGGGCTGCACCGGGAGGCCAGCCTGGAGGACCTGGCTGAATTCACAGAGGAGATGCTGAACGGCATCACCGGCGTACCGCCGACACAGGAGTTCCCCACAGAGACCGCAGACCCCACTGCAGTGATGCCACCACAGCCCCCTGCTCCTGGAGATGCCACCGCCGCCAAGCTGGCTGATGCCACCTCGCATAGCAAGCACAGCGGAGCTGACACCATCCCCGTACCGTCCACTTTGGGGGACAACGTCTTGTGCCTCACACCCGACCAGCCACCGGCGTGCCGGCTGAGAGCCGAGCAGGAGCCCTGGTCCTTGGCGGACGAGTGA